In Zerene cesonia ecotype Mississippi chromosome 17, Zerene_cesonia_1.1, whole genome shotgun sequence, a single genomic region encodes these proteins:
- the LOC119833251 gene encoding uncharacterized protein LOC119833251 isoform X4, translated as MCNFLSLLCGCLVLLINAVHGRWDIYTNIRNNYGQSGQDGYYGQNTPRLPGNQHFSIGNGRKNTNVVSISDSEPSYIVGYTSHGDDYDNDQYNYNRGQQYPSSKGNSFITVNQRPGRPDTVLLSSKSKNGQKSTLLVTQDGININPDPSYNNYPNNNKRYNGQQNYNPKGFNHRQGQDYQGRY; from the exons ATGTGcaattttttgtctttattatgTGGATGCCTTGTGTTATTGATTAATGCTGTTCATGGGAGATGGGATATATATACTAACATCAG aaataaTTACGGTCAATCTGGACAAGATGGTTACTATGGCCAGAACACA ccCAGATTACCAGGAAATCAACATTTTTCTATTGGAAATGGTCGAAAAAACACAAACGTTGTATCTATATCAGACAGCGAACCTTCGTACATAGTGGGATACACTAGTCATGGAGACGATTATGATAATGATCAGTACAACTACAACCGAGGACAACAGTACCCAAGCTCAAAAGGTAACAGTTTTATTACGGTAAACCAAAGACCTGGTAGGCCCGATACTGTTCTACTATCGAGTAAATCAAAGAACGGACAAAAATCTACTTTACTTGTCACTCAAGATGGAATCAATATAAATCCAGATCCCTCCTACAACAACTAtccaaataacaacaaacgCTATAATGGCCAACAAAACTATAATCCAAAGGGATTTAATCATCGCCAAGGCCAAGACTATCAAGGTCgctattaa